In Desulfobacteraceae bacterium, the following are encoded in one genomic region:
- a CDS encoding PadR family transcriptional regulator, whose protein sequence is MKKSPQKARRPGSGKRERYIQPSILMGLCRKASYGYELIHSLQEFGFVKGEAPPGMIYRHLRQLEEDGLVVSEWITEGTGPAKRMYRLTQEGREVLALWVAHMAAQAARLDHFVRIYREMNTPPLDQNAAR, encoded by the coding sequence ATGAAAAAAAGCCCCCAAAAAGCACGCCGGCCGGGATCGGGCAAGCGGGAGCGCTACATCCAGCCTTCAATTTTGATGGGGCTTTGCCGCAAAGCCTCCTACGGCTATGAATTGATCCACTCCCTGCAGGAATTCGGCTTCGTCAAAGGCGAGGCGCCGCCGGGAATGATCTACCGCCACCTCCGGCAGCTGGAGGAGGACGGGCTGGTGGTTTCGGAGTGGATCACCGAGGGCACCGGGCCCGCCAAGCGCATGTACCGCTTAACCCAGGAGGGACGCGAAGTGCTGGCACTCTGGGTGGCGCACATGGCCGCCCAGGCCGCCAGGCTGGATCATTTCGTCCGCATTTACCGCGAGATGAACACCCCCCCGCTGGACCAAAACGCGGCGCGCTGA
- a CDS encoding uridine kinase, protein MAKLIKEEAEKGTGRLHIDSPMMGESLVSKEFLKTTESQEYFRMHPDINVLKIGGQSIMDRGGKALFPILDKLIEAKNKFKILLMTGGGTRARHVYNIGVDLGMPTGVLSKLGDKVSWQNAEMLAVLLSKHGGVKIGHGDNLEQLTMFCRLGYLPITYGIPPYGFFEHPAEFGSIPPHRTDCGAFLLAENIGARSLIYLKDEKGLFDRDPKKVGPEDRKNLKFYDRISAGELLATDLDDLIIERPILAMLQRAKCIQQLQIIDALHNPGDILRALEGEPVGTIITKG, encoded by the coding sequence ATGGCAAAATTGATCAAGGAAGAGGCGGAAAAGGGAACGGGGCGGCTGCACATCGACTCCCCCATGATGGGGGAGTCGCTGGTGAGCAAGGAATTCTTGAAAACCACCGAGTCCCAGGAGTATTTCCGGATGCACCCGGATATCAACGTGCTCAAAATAGGCGGTCAGAGCATCATGGATCGGGGCGGCAAGGCCCTTTTTCCGATTCTCGACAAGCTCATCGAAGCCAAGAACAAGTTCAAGATCCTGCTGATGACCGGCGGGGGCACACGGGCGCGGCACGTTTACAACATCGGTGTCGACCTGGGCATGCCCACCGGGGTGCTGTCCAAGCTAGGCGACAAGGTGTCCTGGCAGAATGCCGAGATGCTGGCGGTGCTGCTCTCCAAACACGGCGGGGTAAAAATCGGCCACGGCGACAACCTCGAGCAGCTGACGATGTTCTGCCGGCTGGGATACCTGCCCATCACCTACGGCATACCGCCTTACGGCTTTTTCGAGCACCCCGCCGAATTCGGCTCGATCCCGCCCCACCGCACGGATTGCGGCGCGTTTTTGCTGGCGGAAAACATCGGTGCGCGGTCGCTGATCTATCTGAAGGATGAGAAGGGCCTCTTTGACAGAGACCCCAAGAAGGTGGGTCCCGAGGATAGGAAGAACCTGAAATTTTATGATCGGATTTCAGCGGGTGAGCTGCTGGCGACAGACCTGGATGACCTGATCATCGAAAGGCCCATCCTGGCGATGCTGCAGCGCGCCAAATGCATCCAGCAGCTTCAGATCATCGATGCCCTCCACAACCCCGGGGACATCCTCCGGGCGCTGGAAGGCGAGCCGGTGGGCACCATCATCACCAAAGGCTGA
- a CDS encoding helix-turn-helix transcriptional regulator — MERNPQNLATKKFLSTKEVAKFLDVNEKMVYTLISDKGLPAAKITGKWLFPRHLVEQWIETNTLNYPRPNHVLPPYHGLLILAGSNDPLLEKTLALFNERHPDQVAVFGNLGSMGGLRALRQNLCHMASSHLLQEDETEYNFDFAVKELDQMPVVINFCRREQGLLLPSGNPKGIQAVADLGRPGVRIVNRRLGTGTRLLFDRELQKAGLQAEKIAGYTEEVLRHLDVGLAVLTGQADAGPGIRPIAAQLGLDFIPLRWERYDLLVTRERFFDKGIQLFLGLLHEDAFRAMAARYAGYDVSASGSMLFPPQASAG; from the coding sequence ATGGAGCGTAATCCCCAAAACCTGGCGACCAAGAAATTTCTCTCCACCAAGGAGGTGGCGAAGTTTTTGGATGTCAACGAGAAGATGGTCTACACCCTGATCTCCGACAAGGGCCTGCCGGCCGCCAAGATCACCGGAAAATGGCTCTTCCCGCGGCATCTCGTGGAGCAGTGGATCGAAACCAACACCCTCAACTACCCCCGCCCCAACCACGTGCTGCCCCCCTACCACGGCCTGTTGATCCTGGCCGGCAGCAACGACCCCCTGCTGGAAAAAACCCTTGCACTCTTCAACGAACGCCACCCCGACCAGGTGGCCGTCTTCGGCAACCTGGGCAGCATGGGCGGGCTGCGGGCGCTGCGGCAAAACCTCTGCCACATGGCCTCCAGCCACCTGCTGCAGGAGGATGAGACGGAATACAACTTCGATTTCGCCGTAAAGGAGCTGGACCAGATGCCGGTGGTGATCAATTTCTGCCGCCGGGAGCAGGGCCTGCTGCTGCCCTCCGGCAACCCCAAGGGGATCCAGGCGGTCGCCGATCTCGGGCGCCCGGGAGTCAGAATCGTCAACCGGCGCCTGGGCACCGGCACCCGGTTGCTCTTTGACCGCGAGCTGCAAAAGGCCGGTCTGCAGGCCGAAAAAATCGCCGGCTACACGGAAGAAGTGCTGCGCCATCTGGATGTCGGCCTGGCGGTGTTGACCGGCCAGGCGGATGCCGGACCGGGTATCCGGCCGATCGCCGCCCAACTGGGGCTGGACTTCATCCCGCTGCGCTGGGAGCGCTACGATCTGCTGGTGACCCGCGAGCGCTTCTTCGACAAGGGGATCCAGCTTTTTCTGGGCCTGCTGCACGAAGACGCCTTCCGGGCCATGGCCGCCCGCTATGCAGGCTACGACGTCTCCGCCAGCGGGTCCATGCTTTTCCCGCCGCAGGCATCGGCCGGCTGA
- a CDS encoding substrate-binding domain-containing protein, whose translation MKRFGFFLLAALLIGGSGAFGQEKVLMMATTTSTDNTGLLDYLAPEFQQDTGIVLRWTATGTGKALKLGENCDVDVLLVHAPAAEKKYVADGFGINRREIMYNDFVIIGPADDPAGIRGQGVSAALEAIKGKTAVFVSRGDNSGTHKKELSLWEAAGLPIPEKEAWYIQTGQGMLTTINVAAERNGYTMTDRGTYIKYEADLKGNPPLKILVEGDAVLLNQYSVMAVNPERCPKAQLELATAFSDWMAGERGQGLIGGFKLLEKQLFTPNAQ comes from the coding sequence ATGAAACGATTTGGCTTTTTTTTGTTGGCGGCCCTGTTGATCGGCGGATCGGGGGCCTTTGGGCAGGAGAAGGTCCTCATGATGGCCACCACCACGAGCACCGACAACACCGGTTTGCTGGATTACCTGGCGCCCGAATTCCAGCAGGACACCGGCATCGTGCTGCGCTGGACTGCCACCGGCACCGGCAAGGCCCTCAAGCTGGGGGAGAACTGTGACGTCGACGTCCTGTTGGTGCACGCTCCGGCCGCCGAGAAAAAATATGTCGCCGACGGCTTCGGCATCAACCGCCGGGAAATCATGTACAACGACTTCGTGATAATCGGCCCGGCCGACGACCCGGCCGGCATCCGGGGTCAGGGGGTCTCGGCGGCCCTGGAAGCCATCAAAGGCAAAACGGCGGTTTTCGTCAGCCGCGGGGACAATTCGGGCACTCATAAAAAAGAGCTGTCCCTTTGGGAAGCCGCCGGGCTGCCGATCCCCGAAAAAGAGGCCTGGTACATCCAGACCGGGCAGGGGATGCTGACCACCATCAACGTCGCCGCCGAGCGCAACGGCTACACCATGACCGATCGCGGCACCTACATCAAGTACGAGGCCGATTTGAAAGGCAACCCGCCGCTCAAGATTTTGGTGGAAGGCGATGCCGTGCTGCTCAACCAGTACAGCGTGATGGCGGTCAACCCGGAGCGCTGCCCCAAGGCCCAACTGGAACTGGCCACCGCGTTCAGCGACTGGATGGCCGGTGAAAGGGGCCAGGGGCTGATCGGCGGCTTCAAGCTGCTGGAAAAACAGCTCTTCACTCCCAATGCCCAATAA
- a CDS encoding ABC transporter permease: MDFLLGGFLTAIQLLVTGDSETYSAVFATLRVSSYSMAASLVLGVPGGFFLGHFDFRGKRQLRLVVDTLLALPTVLVGLLVYAFLSQRGPLGDWGLLFTLPGIAIGQTFLALPVVVALTATAVEAMDRHLRTTLITLGASRTHLLFSILWEGRFGILAAAATAYGRVMTEVGISMMVGGNIKWLTRTMTTAIALETNKGQFGMGVALGLVLMAIAFGVNFSVSFLRRR; encoded by the coding sequence ATGGATTTTCTGCTCGGCGGTTTCCTCACCGCGATCCAACTGCTCGTAACGGGCGACAGCGAAACCTATTCGGCCGTTTTCGCGACCTTGCGGGTTTCCAGCTATTCCATGGCGGCCAGCCTGGTGCTCGGCGTGCCGGGGGGCTTTTTCCTCGGCCATTTCGATTTCCGCGGCAAGCGTCAGCTGCGCCTGGTGGTAGACACCCTGCTGGCCCTACCCACCGTTCTGGTGGGGCTGTTGGTCTACGCCTTCCTCTCCCAGCGCGGGCCGCTGGGGGATTGGGGGCTGCTGTTCACCTTGCCGGGGATCGCCATCGGCCAGACTTTTCTGGCCCTGCCCGTCGTGGTGGCCCTCACCGCCACGGCGGTGGAGGCCATGGACCGCCACCTGCGGACCACCCTGATCACCCTGGGCGCCAGCCGCACCCATCTGCTTTTCAGCATCCTGTGGGAGGGGCGCTTCGGTATTCTGGCCGCCGCGGCGACCGCTTACGGCAGGGTGATGACCGAGGTGGGGATCTCGATGATGGTGGGCGGCAACATCAAGTGGCTGACCCGCACCATGACCACGGCCATCGCCCTGGAGACCAACAAGGGGCAGTTCGGCATGGGGGTCGCGCTGGGACTGGTGCTCATGGCCATCGCCTTCGGGGTCAATTTTTCGGTTTCATTTCTGCGCAGGAGGTGA
- a CDS encoding energy-coupling factor ABC transporter ATP-binding protein gives MQRPLYSIRALAHIYGDGPPVLAIERLSVAPGSILGLVGPNGSGKSTLLKLLAFVEKPTRGEIRFKGRIEAPFSDAVRFQVTLLTQEPYLMRRTVHANVAYGLKLRGRRRDCRRQVATALSLVGLAPERFAERKWFQLSGGEAQRVSLAARLALRPEALLLDEPTASVDAASAELIKAAVLRARDQWGTTLVVASHDRQWLHEICDESLHLFRGRILESGADNLLFGPWRPGPDAYWHKPLDGGGMVRVPPPPDDEAVGVLDARAVSLTAPGAELRPGLNTLEGVVSRLVLEKHSRRIVATISAGPLALTVKLDAELLQALALYPGQTVRVDFAPEAVAWCEPPEG, from the coding sequence TTGCAGCGGCCGCTTTACTCCATCCGCGCCCTGGCGCATATTTACGGCGACGGGCCGCCGGTGCTGGCCATCGAGCGGCTGAGCGTGGCGCCGGGGTCCATCCTGGGGCTGGTGGGCCCCAACGGCAGCGGCAAGAGCACCCTGCTCAAACTGCTGGCCTTCGTGGAAAAACCGACCCGTGGCGAGATCCGCTTCAAGGGCCGGATCGAGGCGCCCTTCTCCGACGCGGTGCGCTTCCAGGTCACCCTCTTGACCCAGGAGCCCTACCTCATGCGCCGCACGGTCCATGCCAACGTCGCTTACGGCTTGAAACTCAGGGGACGGCGCCGGGACTGCCGCCGGCAGGTGGCGACTGCACTCTCACTGGTGGGGCTCGCGCCGGAGCGTTTTGCCGAACGCAAGTGGTTTCAGCTCTCCGGCGGCGAGGCGCAACGGGTGAGCCTGGCGGCCCGCCTGGCGCTGCGGCCTGAGGCCCTTCTGCTGGACGAGCCCACCGCCAGCGTGGACGCCGCCAGTGCGGAGCTGATCAAGGCGGCAGTCCTGCGGGCGCGCGACCAGTGGGGCACCACCCTGGTGGTCGCCAGCCACGACCGGCAGTGGCTGCATGAAATCTGCGACGAGAGCCTGCACCTCTTCCGGGGGCGAATCCTGGAAAGCGGAGCCGACAACCTGCTCTTCGGTCCCTGGCGGCCCGGTCCGGACGCTTACTGGCACAAGCCCCTGGACGGCGGCGGGATGGTCCGCGTGCCGCCGCCGCCCGACGATGAGGCCGTGGGCGTGCTGGATGCCCGGGCGGTTTCGCTGACCGCACCCGGGGCCGAGTTGCGGCCGGGGCTGAACACCCTGGAGGGGGTGGTTTCCCGCCTGGTCCTTGAAAAGCACAGCCGCCGGATCGTGGCCACCATCAGCGCCGGTCCCCTGGCGCTTACCGTCAAGCTCGACGCCGAGCTGCTGCAGGCCCTCGCGCTCTACCCAGGACAAACGGTGCGGGTTGATTTCGCACCCGAGGCCGTGGCCTGGTGCGAGCCCCCCGAGGGCTAA
- the panP gene encoding putative pyridoxal-dependent aspartate 1-decarboxylase, producing MRPPPSASDHTRLVADWQALMRTFLRPDSDAARATLVKYMEQILFGLQDFLKENVGITEERSLRELAAKFTETRISPTPEKKLAAVITDLIEEIAPHAVNVASPYFVGHMTSAIPFFMVHLKTIVAALNQNVIKLETSKVVSVVEKQVLAKIHRLIFRRGEKFYRQHVQDTRTTLGGFTEDGTLANLTALWVARNRRFAPRGDFSGIEREGVAAAYAAYGVTRAVVLVSRLGHYSLRKAGGLLGIGNRSVLPLPVDGCNRLDLRALEKTLADLDQPAARTAVIAVVGIAGTTETGTVDPLAAIAEVCAARGIHFHVDAAWGGPVLMSEKYRPLLAGIHRADSVTIDGHKQFYMPMSCGMVYFRDPTLMDAIAYHANYVNRPGSLDLGIRTLAGSREASSLILDSTLKIMGTRGYGLLIAHGIETARRFAAEIQRRPLFELVTPPELNILTYRICPPALRHALQNAPPAERRRLVDRLNAITGTVQRLQREAGKSFVSRTTLQFAARPDEKIVVFRCVIMNPMTTPAILGEILDEQAAILRRAFPELDGEGTSGGEG from the coding sequence ATGCGACCGCCCCCGTCCGCTTCCGACCACACCCGCCTCGTGGCCGACTGGCAAGCCCTGATGCGCACCTTCCTGCGTCCCGACAGCGACGCCGCGCGGGCCACCCTGGTCAAGTACATGGAGCAGATTCTCTTCGGTCTGCAGGACTTTCTGAAGGAAAATGTCGGCATCACCGAGGAGCGCAGCCTGCGGGAGTTGGCCGCAAAGTTCACCGAAACCCGCATCAGCCCCACCCCCGAGAAGAAGCTCGCCGCGGTCATCACCGACCTGATCGAGGAGATCGCCCCCCACGCGGTTAACGTGGCCTCACCCTATTTTGTGGGGCACATGACCTCGGCGATCCCCTTTTTCATGGTTCACCTCAAAACCATCGTGGCCGCCCTCAACCAGAACGTGATCAAGCTGGAAACATCCAAGGTGGTCTCGGTGGTGGAAAAGCAGGTGCTTGCCAAGATCCACCGGCTGATCTTCCGGCGCGGCGAGAAATTTTACCGCCAGCACGTCCAGGACACCCGCACCACCCTGGGCGGCTTCACCGAGGACGGCACACTGGCCAACCTCACCGCCCTGTGGGTCGCCCGCAACCGCCGTTTCGCGCCCCGCGGCGATTTCAGCGGCATCGAGCGGGAGGGGGTCGCCGCAGCTTACGCCGCTTACGGGGTCACGCGCGCGGTGGTGCTAGTTTCCCGGCTGGGGCACTACTCCCTGCGAAAAGCCGGCGGCCTGCTGGGGATCGGCAACCGCAGCGTTCTGCCGCTGCCGGTGGACGGTTGCAACCGGCTGGATCTAAGGGCCCTGGAAAAGACCCTCGCAGACCTGGACCAGCCGGCGGCCCGAACGGCCGTGATCGCCGTGGTGGGCATCGCCGGGACCACCGAAACCGGCACGGTGGACCCCCTGGCGGCCATCGCCGAGGTCTGCGCCGCCCGGGGCATCCATTTCCATGTGGACGCCGCCTGGGGCGGGCCGGTCTTGATGTCGGAAAAATACCGCCCCCTTTTGGCGGGCATCCACCGGGCGGACTCAGTCACCATCGACGGCCACAAGCAGTTCTACATGCCCATGAGCTGCGGCATGGTCTATTTTCGCGACCCCACCCTGATGGACGCCATCGCCTACCATGCCAACTACGTCAACCGGCCCGGCTCGCTGGATCTGGGCATCCGCACCCTGGCCGGCTCGCGCGAGGCAAGCAGCCTGATCCTCGACAGCACCCTGAAGATCATGGGCACCCGGGGCTACGGCCTGCTGATCGCGCACGGCATCGAGACGGCGCGGCGCTTCGCGGCCGAAATCCAGCGGCGGCCTCTGTTCGAGCTGGTGACGCCGCCGGAGCTCAACATCCTCACCTACCGGATTTGCCCCCCGGCCCTGCGCCATGCGCTGCAAAACGCGCCACCCGCCGAGCGCCGCAGGCTGGTGGATCGGCTCAACGCAATCACCGGCACCGTCCAGCGCCTGCAACGCGAGGCCGGCAAAAGCTTCGTGTCGCGTACCACCCTGCAGTTTGCCGCCCGCCCCGATGAGAAAATCGTGGTGTTCCGCTGCGTGATCATGAATCCCATGACCACGCCGGCGATATTGGGGGAGATCCTCGATGAGCAGGCGGCGATCCTGCGGCGGGCGTTCCCGGAATTGGACGGCGAAGGGACATCCGGTGGGGAGGGTTAG
- the gdhA gene encoding NADP-specific glutamate dehydrogenase, translated as MNEIVDRITNRDPAEKEFHQAVGEVLESVQPVLERNPEYRRQKVFERLAEPERVVMFRVPWQDDRGEIQINRGFRVQMSSAIGPYKGGLRFHPSVTLSIMKFLAFEQVFKNALTTLPMGGGKGGSDFDPKGKSDSEVMRFCQSFMQELFRHIGHDTDVPAGDIGVGAREIGYLFGTYKKLSNRFTGILTGKGVNWGGSLIRPEATGYGCVYFAAEMLATRSQSLEGQRCLISGAGNVAQFTAEKLIALGAKVLSLSDSSGHIYDEAGIDRDKLDFVMFLKNVRRGRIAEYAEKYDGVVYTPVDPTLEHNPLWDHPADLAFPCATQNEINARDAENLIGNKVALVCEGANMPTTPEGITRFLDSGILYAPGKAANAGGVAVSGLEMAQNSMRLSWPRQEVEERLRAIIRSIHQVCLSAAEEYGTPGNYMNGANIAGFVKVVEAMLDQGLV; from the coding sequence ATGAACGAGATAGTGGACCGGATCACCAACCGTGACCCGGCTGAAAAGGAGTTCCATCAGGCGGTGGGCGAGGTGCTGGAATCGGTTCAACCCGTGCTGGAGCGCAACCCCGAGTACCGGCGGCAGAAGGTGTTCGAACGCCTGGCGGAGCCCGAACGGGTGGTCATGTTCCGGGTGCCCTGGCAGGACGATCGCGGCGAAATCCAGATCAACCGCGGATTTCGCGTCCAGATGAGCAGCGCCATCGGCCCCTACAAGGGCGGGCTGCGCTTTCACCCCTCGGTCACGCTCTCGATCATGAAGTTTTTGGCCTTCGAGCAGGTTTTCAAAAACGCTCTAACCACTCTGCCCATGGGCGGCGGCAAGGGCGGCTCGGACTTCGACCCCAAGGGCAAGTCCGACAGCGAGGTGATGCGCTTTTGCCAGAGCTTCATGCAGGAGCTCTTTCGCCACATCGGCCACGACACCGACGTCCCGGCAGGCGACATCGGCGTGGGCGCCCGTGAGATCGGATACCTCTTCGGCACCTACAAGAAGCTCAGCAACCGCTTCACCGGCATCCTGACCGGCAAGGGGGTCAATTGGGGCGGCAGCCTGATCCGGCCCGAGGCCACCGGCTACGGCTGCGTCTATTTCGCCGCCGAAATGCTGGCGACCCGCAGCCAGAGCCTGGAAGGCCAGCGCTGCCTGATCTCGGGGGCAGGCAACGTCGCCCAGTTCACGGCCGAGAAGCTCATCGCCCTGGGCGCCAAGGTGTTGAGCCTCTCGGATTCCTCCGGCCACATCTACGATGAGGCCGGCATCGACCGCGACAAGCTGGACTTCGTCATGTTTCTGAAAAACGTGCGCCGCGGCCGGATCGCGGAATATGCCGAAAAATACGATGGCGTGGTCTACACCCCGGTGGACCCCACCCTGGAGCACAACCCGCTCTGGGACCACCCCGCCGACCTGGCCTTTCCCTGCGCCACCCAGAACGAAATCAACGCCCGGGACGCCGAAAACCTGATCGGCAACAAGGTCGCCCTGGTCTGCGAAGGCGCCAACATGCCCACCACCCCGGAGGGGATCACCCGGTTTCTGGACAGCGGCATTCTCTACGCCCCGGGCAAGGCCGCCAATGCCGGCGGCGTGGCCGTGTCGGGGCTTGAGATGGCCCAGAACAGCATGCGCCTGAGCTGGCCGCGCCAGGAGGTCGAAGAGCGCCTGCGGGCCATCATCAGGAGCATCCACCAGGTCTGCCTCTCGGCCGCCGAGGAATACGGTACACCGGGCAACTACATGAACGGCGCCAACATCGCCGGGTTCGTCAAGGTGGTGGAGGCCATGCTGGACCAGGGGCTGGTCTGA
- a CDS encoding phosphoenolpyruvate synthase PpsA: MATEPQNELDDFDLSFKVFYDLMTRKVHHILLVSSPYEAFIMEEDGRLAERIVNEYEGLNLSSPPRLTWVATAAEALAALEKEPLDLVILNPGLGDRDPYDLGRRIKRHHPDLPVILLAHSTDLLDDPRGTDQRAIDKQFVWLGNSDLFLAIIKSVEDLLNVAHDTTRARVRVILLVEDSPFYYSSFLPLLYREIVSQTQAVMEESINAEHRLRRMRARPKILLAETYEEALDIFRRYRPYMHCVFSDVRFKRHGKMDPQAGFALLSKIQRESPGVPFLVLSSEESNRQRALALPAAFVNKNSPSLNAEIRSFFTRYLGFGEFVFRMPDGREVARANSVQALEKVLPSVPDASVLYHATQNHFSNWLMARCEILLASRLRPIKASDFPSAAAIKAYLIASLRERRQKRQRGVISDFVPAKFDTENGFFKIGLGSMGGKARGLAFLATQLIENAWLPAKYPGVRITIPHSVAIATEGFDDFLDENALRNFDPEGLDDDSILGTFLAARFPVWLREDLKAYLQQVTYPLAVRSSSLLEDAQGQSFAGVYNTYMLPNCHEELNVRLGRLINAVKLVWASTFLENPRALFRSTLHRTEEEKMAVIVQALTGARHGDYFYPALAGVAQSYNFYPVGPMRPEEGIAHIALGLGKTVVEGGSTLRFCPRYPELLPHFSTVADILQNAQRAFFALKMTGRSEERGLGGQDALVKLTIDQAADHPAVRFFASGYSPQDQHIRDRLGGGDYPVVTFANVLKHSAIPLPAILVDLLALGHRGMGGPMEIEFALTLASADQPQPNLALLQIRPMAKTPAWPGEEESDSAAPHHTFCYSSMVMGTGGLNTVRDLVYVKPESFDPARTVAIAAEIAAFNVQLLAAGRKYLLIGPGRWGSADSWLGIPVRWKDISGVGAIVETTHPRLHADPSQGTHFFHNITSLGISYITISKDPRDFIDWPFLAGLPAARDGRFVRHVALAQTLRLKFDGKRSCAAILIPQTEETDERDSGPDHQP; encoded by the coding sequence ATGGCGACCGAACCGCAAAACGAGCTGGACGACTTCGACCTCTCCTTCAAGGTCTTCTACGATCTGATGACCCGCAAGGTGCATCACATCCTTCTGGTCTCAAGCCCGTACGAGGCTTTCATCATGGAGGAGGACGGCCGCCTGGCCGAGCGGATCGTGAATGAATACGAAGGGCTGAACCTCTCCAGTCCGCCGCGTCTGACCTGGGTCGCCACCGCCGCCGAAGCCCTTGCGGCCCTGGAAAAGGAACCCCTCGATCTGGTCATCCTCAACCCCGGCCTGGGTGATCGGGACCCCTACGACCTGGGGCGCCGGATCAAGCGCCACCACCCGGATCTGCCCGTCATTCTGCTGGCCCACAGCACGGATCTGTTAGACGACCCACGCGGCACCGACCAGCGCGCCATCGACAAACAGTTCGTCTGGCTGGGCAACTCCGACCTTTTCCTGGCCATCATCAAGAGCGTCGAAGACCTCCTCAACGTGGCCCACGACACCACGCGGGCACGGGTCAGGGTCATTCTCCTGGTTGAGGACTCCCCCTTTTACTACTCTTCCTTTCTCCCTCTGCTCTACCGTGAGATCGTCAGCCAGACCCAGGCGGTGATGGAGGAATCCATCAACGCGGAGCACCGGCTGCGCCGGATGCGGGCGCGGCCCAAGATCCTGCTGGCGGAAACCTACGAGGAGGCCCTGGATATTTTTCGCCGCTACCGCCCCTACATGCACTGCGTCTTTTCCGACGTGCGCTTCAAGCGCCATGGCAAAATGGACCCCCAGGCCGGTTTTGCGCTGCTGTCCAAAATTCAGCGGGAATCGCCGGGGGTTCCCTTTCTGGTCTTGAGCAGCGAGGAGAGCAACCGGCAGCGGGCGCTGGCCCTGCCGGCGGCCTTCGTCAACAAGAACTCCCCCTCGCTGAACGCCGAAATCCGCTCGTTTTTCACCCGCTACCTGGGTTTCGGCGAGTTTGTATTCCGAATGCCGGACGGGCGCGAGGTGGCCCGCGCCAACAGCGTGCAGGCCCTGGAAAAGGTGCTGCCATCGGTGCCGGACGCCTCGGTCCTCTACCACGCCACCCAAAACCATTTTTCCAACTGGCTGATGGCCCGCTGTGAAATTCTTCTGGCCTCCCGGCTGCGCCCCATCAAGGCCAGCGATTTCCCGTCCGCGGCGGCCATCAAGGCCTACTTGATTGCCAGTTTGCGCGAGCGCCGACAGAAACGCCAGCGCGGCGTGATCTCCGACTTCGTGCCGGCCAAATTCGACACCGAAAACGGTTTTTTCAAGATCGGGCTGGGTTCCATGGGCGGCAAGGCCCGCGGCCTGGCCTTCCTGGCCACGCAGTTGATCGAAAACGCCTGGCTGCCGGCCAAGTACCCGGGTGTGCGGATCACCATTCCCCACAGCGTGGCCATCGCCACCGAGGGTTTCGACGATTTCCTGGACGAAAACGCCCTGCGCAATTTCGACCCTGAGGGTCTCGACGACGACAGCATTCTCGGAACCTTCCTGGCCGCGCGTTTCCCCGTCTGGCTGCGCGAGGATCTCAAAGCCTACCTGCAACAGGTGACCTACCCCCTGGCGGTGCGCTCTTCGAGCCTGCTGGAGGACGCCCAGGGCCAGTCCTTCGCGGGGGTCTACAACACCTACATGCTGCCCAACTGCCACGAGGAACTCAACGTCCGGTTGGGCCGGCTGATCAACGCCGTCAAGCTCGTCTGGGCATCGACCTTCCTCGAGAACCCGCGCGCCCTTTTCCGCAGCACCCTGCACCGCACCGAGGAGGAGAAGATGGCGGTCATCGTCCAGGCGCTCACCGGCGCCCGGCACGGCGATTATTTCTATCCGGCCCTGGCGGGCGTGGCGCAGTCCTACAATTTCTACCCGGTGGGGCCCATGCGACCCGAGGAAGGCATCGCCCACATTGCCCTGGGACTGGGCAAAACGGTGGTCGAGGGCGGTTCGACGCTGCGCTTCTGCCCCCGCTACCCGGAACTGCTGCCCCATTTTTCGACGGTGGCCGACATTCTGCAAAATGCCCAGCGGGCCTTTTTCGCCCTCAAGATGACCGGCCGCTCCGAAGAACGGGGGCTTGGAGGGCAAGACGCGCTGGTCAAGCTGACGATCGACCAGGCCGCCGACCACCCGGCGGTACGTTTCTTTGCCAGCGGCTACAGCCCCCAGGATCAGCACATCCGCGACCGCCTTGGCGGGGGGGACTATCCGGTGGTCACCTTTGCCAACGTTCTCAAACACAGCGCAATCCCCCTGCCGGCCATCCTGGTGGACCTGCTGGCGCTCGGCCACCGGGGCATGGGCGGGCCGATGGAGATTGAATTCGCCCTGACCCTGGCATCGGCGGACCAGCCCCAGCCGAACCTGGCGCTGCTTCAGATTCGCCCGATGGCCAAGACCCCGGCGTGGCCGGGCGAAGAAGAGAGCGACAGCGCTGCACCGCACCACACCTTCTGCTACTCCAGCATGGTGATGGGCACCGGGGGCTTGAACACCGTCCGGGACTTGGTGTATGTCAAACCCGAATCCTTCGACCCGGCCCGCACCGTGGCGATCGCGGCAGAAATCGCAGCCTTCAACGTGCAGCTGCTGGCCGCCGGACGAAAGTACCTGCTGATCGGTCCGGGCCGCTGGGGATCGGCCGACAGCTGGCTGGGCATCCCGGTCAGATGGAAGGACATTTCCGGGGTGGGGGCGATTGTGGAAACCACCCACCCCCGGTTGCATGCCGATCCTTCTCAAGGCACCCACTTTTTTCACAACATCACGTCTCTGGGGATCAGCTACATCACCATTTCCAAGGACCCCCGGGACTTCATCGACTGGCCGTTTCTCGCCGGCCTGCCGGCCGCCCGGGACGGCCGGTTCGTGCGCCACGTAGCCCTGGCGCAGACGCTGAGATTGAAATTTGACGGCAAACGGTCCTGTGCAGCGATTCTAATCCCCCAAACGGAGGAAACCGATGAACGAGATAGTGGACCGGATCACCAACCGTGA